The Halotia branconii CENA392 region CATTGAAATTGCTAGTAAAAGAGTGAGAGAAAGAGAGATTAAGACTGAAAATGTCACGCTAGAAGTTAGTGTACAAATTGTAGGATTAATTGAATTGAGAATGCAAACAGATGTAGCTAATACAGAAGTAATTGAAGAGAAAATGTTAGACGTTAATCATAATTTTCGTCATTAACTCTGCTCTCCTTAAAATGATTATGGATTCCCACTTGTGCAGTAAGAACCCATAATCTTCAAAAGTTTTTACTTCAGCTTACTTAGCTGCATCAGGAATAGCTGATGGATATACAGAATCAGCAACTAACACAGGTCTGTTTTTATATTCTGCTTCCAGTTTTTGTTGCAAACCTGTATCCCAAGTAAAGTCATAATCTCTTTCGATATCAGCAACAACGAAGGGGCGTAGTGTACCAGTGGCGACAACTTTTTCACCTTCTTTCACAGGTGTTTGTCCCTTGGGAAACAAGACTAACAAATCTTGACCACCTATCAGTTTATCTTCATCAAGGGTAAATGAGTTTGTGCCAACATTCTCTTCAACTTCGGCAGGTACAGCAATGACTTGATTGTAGTAAGCGCTTGGATTTGTGCTAATTTCACCAGGTTTGACTGCTTGAGCAATTGATTGAGCAACAATTGCTGGTTTATTTTCGTATTCTACATACAAATTCGGATCTAAGCTCAAATTGTACTCTTTTTCAATATCAGCAGCGACAAACTTGGCAACCTTCCCTGTGATTTGAAGTTCTGTATTTTCTGGAAGAGTCGCAGTTTCTCCAGAAGCGTTGACAACCAAGATATTTTCGCCACCGAAAAATTGATTATCACTGACTGTGAATGTAGTCGGACTAATTTTTCTAACAGGTTGACTTCTAATAGTGACAGTCTGACCTAAAAGTTGATTAGTGTTGTCAGCTACTTCTTCTGTGGTAACGTTACCTTGAGGTTCTTCAGAATTTCTTGTTTCTAGATTATTAGTACAAGCAGGAAGAAGTATAGCCATTATTGCTAGGCTTACAGCACTTGCACGAATATTTTTCAAACCGCTAATAGGGTTATGATGATTTTTATTCAACATTAAACAATCTCCTAGTAATACTTCGCTAGACTTCTTCAGGGTTAAACTGTGGAATATACTTTATTTCATGGCACAGACAGATAATTTCTATTGGGTTGGCTGGTAGTTTTGAGTTACATCTAACCGCAAGTATTTTACTTGTAAGCAATATCTTTACTGATATTTCGGCGAAAAATTGCTAGTCTCAATAATATAGGTAAAAAAATTAAAATACTTCTGCCCCAAGAAATAAAAAATTTAATCATAAAGTATTAAAAATCAGCAAAATTTCTGGTTTTGATAGCAACTTGAATATTACCAGGACTTACGCAAAAATAACGTAACTCCGTCATTACGTTGGCGTTAGCCTTCCCAAAGGGTACGATAGCGAAGTAATCTACCCTAACGCTGGGATTGCTTCCCTACACTCCGTTCCGGTCGCAATGACAATATTGGCGTTGCGTAAGTCTTAATTACTATAGTAATCCGGTTTGATTCGGTGAATTTATTTGTGTAGGTAGGGAACAGGAAACAGGAAACAGGGAACAGTTAAGAAGGGATAGATATGTACTGAATCGTGTTCCTTAATCAAATAGGAGTCCTATATGTCAAACCTATTAACTTAACTATCTATCTTTGGTTATAAGCTAATCTTTCTATAGAAGTGATTTATTGGAGTTTATTTTAATTAATACTTTCAGCATAAATATGATGCGATCGCATAATCAACAAAAAAGGGATGTTGATATCAATCCCCTTTCTCAAAACAAACTTAATTTTGTACCTATGTGATTAGAATAACCGAAAAATAAACGGGTAACGGAATGGTTCATCAGGCTGACTAAAACAGTGTAATAACGCCCAAATAGTTAGCCCCCAGTGTAGTAGAAACCCAAAAGCAACAATAGGGAAAAACAAAATACCACCTAAACCAAAGGTAAGCCAAGATAAAATTCCCAGTGGAACCCCGATTACAGTTGCCCAAAACCAAACATTGAAGTGAAAATTAATTGATTCTTTAGCATTGCTTTTAACAATTGGATCGTCAGAAAGTAAGTTAATTACAATGGGAACACCAATTGAAAACAATGTTGTACTAAAGAAAATTGCTCCGTGACACAGAGACAATAATAATTTACGTTTATCAGAATTATATGTAACTTGCATCTTTGTAGTTTCTCAAATTAATTTCTTGCTTCCATTTTAACGGTTATTTAATTGGTATAACATGGCAGTTAACCGTACTCAATCAGGTTTGCGGCTGATGTTTATTTTTAAAGTAATTCGTTAAAAGGCAATAGGGAAATTACCGTAATTCAAATGCCCCCGAAAATCAAAGCATCTAGGGAATATGCACCAGGACCTAAAACCGCGATCGCAATCAGCATAATACAATACATAAACGCCTTTTCCCAGCTGGGTGGTTCACCTTTTCCTAAAGCGCCTTGATATTGGTCTTCAGAAATTAAGTAGGGATCTTTAGCTACAAAAGGCTTACCTCCAGATATGTGTATGTATATCGCAAAAATCATCGAGCAGAGAATAGGCAAGGTTGCTAAGAGGGTAAGAAATCCAATAATCAGAAAAATTCCACCACCTAACATGGATGCAGCGGATAAAAAGCAAAGAAAGACAGGCACTTTTAAAGACTCGGCCCACTGTCGCAAATGCGTGATCTTGGGATAACCGTGGATGATAAATAACCCACCCACACTAACTCTTAGTAATAAAAGTGCTAGTCCTGGAAATCCATCAGGATACACATTATATAAAGCACTCAACAGGTGTGGGTTTAGCTGTGGGAAATTAAATACAGCTAGAAAAAAGGCGATCGCCACACCCAATGCAAATTGATAAATCATAGCTGTACACCACGGGTATTAAGGTCAATAACATATAAGGATTTGCCTGCTGTAATAAACAGGCGATCGCGTTGTTTACCGCCAAAAGTCAGATTAGCGCATGTTTCCGGTACTAAAATTTTCCCTAACTGAGTTCCGTCGGGGGCGTATATCTGCACGCTGTCTTGAGAACTAGTAAAGATGTTGCCATGTTCATCAACTCGAAAGCCATCGGGTAATCCTGGCTCAATGACTGCAAATACACGCCCATTCTTTGCCCATCGGTCATCAACGACTTCGTAAACACGAATATGATGAGGGCCGCCTGGAATCTTAAATGCAGCCGTATCTGAAACATATAACAGGCTTTCGTCTGGACTAAAAGCCAGTCCGTTAGGACGCACCATATCTGTGACTACAGGATCAATCTCACCACTAGTAGGGTCGAAGCGGTAGACGTAACTTCCGCTTTGTTCTTGTTCGCCGCCATAACCTTGATTTGGCTCAGTAATACCATAAGGCGGATCGGTAAACCAAATTGTGCTGTCACTTTTAACTACTAAATCATTGGGACTGTTAAGACGTTTACCTTGGTAGCGATCAACTAAAACCTGCCATTTACCATCATGTTCCCGTCGAATAATGGCACGTAAACCCGACGAACACGCCACCAGACGACCTTCTAAGTCACGATAATTACCACTTTGATAATCAGATGGATCGCGGAGGACGGTCACGTTGTCGGTGAGACTCCAGCGCAACAGGCGATTGCCATGAGCATCGCTCCATACTACGCTGTCATCTTCGTGAAAGTAAACAGGCCCTTCGCTGTGAACTGCACCGTTAGCAAGCTTTTTTAGGAAAGCATCTAAAGACACAATAGCACGTAGGCGATCATCATAAATTTCAATGGCTTCAGACATAGAAATCTCCTGTTATAGTGTTTCTCGTTTTAGTTAAGTGCATTTCGTTGAGATTAGGGACTAGTACCGCAAGGCGGAATTAAAAATTGAAAATTAATACAGCGTAAGCTTTTCATTGATTGGGAATGGGTGGTTTATTTTTGCCGTGACGTAATAGGGGCTATGTACCTCCTGTAATCAGGAACTTCTATATTTAACTTAGTGGTGATAATAAATAGCAGGTTCGAGTTAATAGAAAATTACTAATAAAGCTCAACTATAGGAATCCGGTTTTATTGGTAAAATTACTTGCATAGATGGGGAACTCTTAACAGGAAACAAGGCTCTTTGAGGTGTACCTAGCTTCGTAAAAATCAAATATGAGTCCTATAAATGTTTTACATTAAACTTCATTGTTGTTTTTTTAATTTACATTTACCTCAAACCGTAGATATAAATTACGCTGAGAGTTGAGTTTTCATTCATTTAAGCTTGTGATAAATCTTCAGTAATAGAATGCCCACATCAATTTTATTTAGCTAAAATTAATATATTAGGAATTTAACAAATTTTTCAAGATAGAGAATGCAGAATAATAGGAGCTTGAGAGGTATTTTGTAGGAATCCTGAATATATAAAAATGAACTTAAAATGATTTTTTCATACCTTGAGATAGAAAAAATATTAAACCATTAGGTAGAAGTGTTTTTTCTACAAAAGCTTTAATTTAAACAAAGATATCTATCTTTAGAGCTATTTAGTCTTTTCAAAAACTTACAAAATTAGCTCAAACTTATTGTCAAATTACTTTACATTAAGATGGCAGAGTGAGACTTTTTCACTCGTAATTAAGCTATGAAATTATGACGAGCATTACAGAACACTACGACATCATCATTATCGGTACAGGAGCAGGTGGAGGGACACTGGCTCATCGTCTTGCACCCACAGGTAAGAAGATTTTGGTGCTAGAAAGAGGCGACTTTTTGCCGAGAGAAAAAGATAACTGGAATCCAAAGGAAGTTTATCAAAAACATCGCTACCATACAGATGAGCAATGGTATGACAAGGAAGGTAAGGCCTTTCAACCCCAGACAGGTTATTGGGTTGGCGGCAATACTAAACTCTACGGTGCAGCATTAGTTCGATTACGGGAACGAGATTTTGAAAAGGTAATTCACAAGGGCGGAATTTCTCCAGAATGGCCTTTGAAGTATCAAGACTTTGAGCCGTACTACACCCAAGCAGAAAAGTTATATGACGTGCATGGTAAAGAAGGAGAAGACCCCACCGAACCACCCCGCAGTGAACCCTATCCTTATCCTCCAGTCAGTCATGAGCCAGATATGCAGTCCCTGGCCGATGGCATCCGCGAACTGGGTTATCATCCATTTTATCTACCACTAGGATTAAAGCTGAATGAAAGCGATCGCACCAAGAGTCCTTGTATTCGCTGCGATACTTTTGATGGATATCCTTGTTTGGTACAGGCAAAAGCTGATGCCGAAGTCAACGCCATTCGTCCTACCCGTGAAATGTATGCTAATTTTACCCTCAAGACTAATGCCAAAGTCTTGCAGTTGCATACTAGTGAGTCGGGACGAGAAGTTACAAACGTAGAAACTGAAATTGCCGGGGAAAAACATTGGTTTGCAGGCGATATTATAGTTGTTTCCTGTGGTTCTATCAATTCAGCTGCCTTATTGTTACGTTCTGCTAACGACAAGCATCCCAATGGATTAGCTAATAGTTCCGATCAAGTAGGGCGAAATTTCATGAAACAGCTGGAAACCGCGATTGTTTCCATGCATCTAAATGTCAATCACGCCAACTTTCAAAAAACGATCGCCGTTAATGATTTTTATTGGGGAGAGCCGGATTTTCCTTATCCGATGGGTATGGTGCAGAATACAGGCAATGTCTTAGCCGATATGATTCCCGCTGAAGCGCCGCCGTTGATGGCTCCGTTTGTAAAATTGATTCCTCATTTTGAGCGCCATTTGCTAGCCCAAAGGTCAGTTGGTTGGTGGTTGCAGACAGAAGACTTGCCAGACCCTAATAATCGGATTCGTGTGGTAGGTGATAAAATTCATGTTGACTATACACTAAATAATACCGAAGCCAGCGATCGCTTAATCCATCGTTGGACATCTGTACTTAAGTCAATCCCGCATTCTGCTAAACATGTCTTACCATTTAGCATTTATCCCCGCACTCATTTACCAGAACAAGCAGTAGCCCATCAATGCGGTAGTTGTCGATTTGGTACAGATCCCATAACCTCAGTCCTAGATATCAATTGCCGTACCCATGATGTCGATAATCTCTATGTTGTAGATAGTAGTTTTTTCCCTTCAAATTCTGGCGCTAACCCGACACTCACAATTATGGCGAATGCTTTGCGCGTTGGTGATCACATAGCTGAAAGATTGAAA contains the following coding sequences:
- a CDS encoding SMP-30/gluconolactonase/LRE family protein encodes the protein MSEAIEIYDDRLRAIVSLDAFLKKLANGAVHSEGPVYFHEDDSVVWSDAHGNRLLRWSLTDNVTVLRDPSDYQSGNYRDLEGRLVACSSGLRAIIRREHDGKWQVLVDRYQGKRLNSPNDLVVKSDSTIWFTDPPYGITEPNQGYGGEQEQSGSYVYRFDPTSGEIDPVVTDMVRPNGLAFSPDESLLYVSDTAAFKIPGGPHHIRVYEVVDDRWAKNGRVFAVIEPGLPDGFRVDEHGNIFTSSQDSVQIYAPDGTQLGKILVPETCANLTFGGKQRDRLFITAGKSLYVIDLNTRGVQL
- a CDS encoding DUF4870 domain-containing protein encodes the protein MQVTYNSDKRKLLLSLCHGAIFFSTTLFSIGVPIVINLLSDDPIVKSNAKESINFHFNVWFWATVIGVPLGILSWLTFGLGGILFFPIVAFGFLLHWGLTIWALLHCFSQPDEPFRYPFIFRLF
- a CDS encoding GMC oxidoreductase, translated to MTSITEHYDIIIIGTGAGGGTLAHRLAPTGKKILVLERGDFLPREKDNWNPKEVYQKHRYHTDEQWYDKEGKAFQPQTGYWVGGNTKLYGAALVRLRERDFEKVIHKGGISPEWPLKYQDFEPYYTQAEKLYDVHGKEGEDPTEPPRSEPYPYPPVSHEPDMQSLADGIRELGYHPFYLPLGLKLNESDRTKSPCIRCDTFDGYPCLVQAKADAEVNAIRPTREMYANFTLKTNAKVLQLHTSESGREVTNVETEIAGEKHWFAGDIIVVSCGSINSAALLLRSANDKHPNGLANSSDQVGRNFMKQLETAIVSMHLNVNHANFQKTIAVNDFYWGEPDFPYPMGMVQNTGNVLADMIPAEAPPLMAPFVKLIPHFERHLLAQRSVGWWLQTEDLPDPNNRIRVVGDKIHVDYTLNNTEASDRLIHRWTSVLKSIPHSAKHVLPFSIYPRTHLPEQAVAHQCGSCRFGTDPITSVLDINCRTHDVDNLYVVDSSFFPSNSGANPTLTIMANALRVGDHIAERLK
- a CDS encoding DoxX family protein, producing the protein MIYQFALGVAIAFFLAVFNFPQLNPHLLSALYNVYPDGFPGLALLLLRVSVGGLFIIHGYPKITHLRQWAESLKVPVFLCFLSAASMLGGGIFLIIGFLTLLATLPILCSMIFAIYIHISGGKPFVAKDPYLISEDQYQGALGKGEPPSWEKAFMYCIMLIAIAVLGPGAYSLDALIFGGI